One Haloterrigena salifodinae DNA window includes the following coding sequences:
- a CDS encoding DUF5785 family protein, which produces MSSDWPVDPDGEEGSEGMRKYDMRIIADKVDEEEDFPMVRDEFVEEYGDYPIRINYKRVVPMREIFENVEPERFETILDMHKAVGDAMRAGDFWEYHPQGKNPERKHA; this is translated from the coding sequence ATGAGCAGCGACTGGCCCGTCGATCCCGACGGCGAGGAAGGCAGCGAGGGAATGCGCAAGTACGACATGCGAATCATCGCGGACAAGGTCGACGAGGAGGAGGACTTCCCGATGGTCCGCGACGAGTTCGTCGAGGAGTACGGAGACTACCCGATCCGGATCAACTACAAGCGCGTCGTCCCGATGCGCGAGATCTTCGAGAACGTCGAACCCGAGCGCTTCGAGACGATCCTCGACATGCACAAGGCCGTCGGCGACGCCATGCGCGCCGGCGACTTCTGGGAGTACCACCCGCAGGGGAAGAACCCCGAGCGGAAACACGCCTGA
- a CDS encoding GTP cyclohydrolase III, translating to MTNTQVTLVQIDNYGPWTVTPEPRREADLQTMQSRLYADISQFVGNRGGYTFFTRFDNMIAVTNGLDLEDHALLQESVGNRYPVTLSLGVAADTSPVQALADATARVQDAGSAQDEDRRECLEGRAVGPADRTAEDVQIAHFDVINATGTYTDELNAFDTFIEIEQGYAELMRHMRHAHESLSFFVGGDNIIVTCPDLDEGDYEEAIYHVEEAVDVELQVGVGRGECAHDAGFAAKHALETCRADGTRVELEW from the coding sequence GTGACTAATACGCAGGTTACGCTCGTTCAGATCGACAACTACGGGCCGTGGACGGTCACACCGGAGCCGCGACGGGAGGCCGACCTCCAGACGATGCAGTCCCGGCTCTACGCCGACATCTCCCAGTTCGTCGGCAACCGCGGCGGCTACACCTTCTTCACTCGCTTCGACAACATGATCGCCGTCACGAACGGCCTCGATCTCGAGGATCACGCGCTCCTCCAGGAGTCCGTCGGCAATCGGTACCCCGTGACGCTCAGCCTCGGCGTCGCGGCCGATACCAGTCCCGTGCAGGCGCTGGCCGACGCGACCGCGCGCGTCCAGGACGCCGGCAGCGCACAGGACGAGGATCGACGCGAGTGTCTCGAGGGCCGGGCCGTCGGCCCCGCCGACCGAACCGCCGAAGACGTCCAGATCGCCCACTTCGACGTCATCAACGCGACCGGCACCTACACCGACGAACTCAACGCCTTCGACACGTTCATCGAGATCGAACAGGGGTACGCCGAACTCATGCGGCACATGCGCCACGCCCACGAGAGCCTCTCGTTTTTCGTCGGTGGGGACAACATCATCGTCACCTGCCCGGACCTCGACGAAGGTGACTACGAGGAGGCCATCTACCACGTCGAGGAGGCCGTCGACGTCGAACTGCAGGTCGGCGTCGGCCGCGGGGAGTGCGCCCACGACGCCGGCTTCGCCGCGAAACACGCCCTCGAGACCTGTCGGGCCGACGGGACCCGCGTCGAACTCGAGTGGTGA
- a CDS encoding CBS domain-containing protein, translating into MESELSVREVLTNDYVGVSESDTVRGAVELMREERSSCVLVVRGSEPVGIMTEWDVLDVVADERDPSETTVGDVMSSPVITFGPDRSLTDVADAMARESIRNVVVEDDEGVVGLLTQRDVIAAAGSFQATMTPGRTANTATGLEGAQPSDERSAQSQPAGESLDSRMLANGGDEYTTQGVCEACGSLAEALWDANGQLVCADCRTV; encoded by the coding sequence ATGGAATCGGAACTGTCGGTCAGGGAGGTCCTGACGAACGACTACGTCGGCGTCAGCGAGTCAGACACGGTTCGCGGCGCCGTTGAACTCATGCGAGAGGAGCGCTCGAGTTGCGTCCTCGTCGTCCGCGGGAGCGAGCCGGTCGGAATCATGACAGAGTGGGACGTCCTCGACGTCGTCGCCGACGAGCGCGATCCGTCCGAGACGACTGTCGGCGATGTCATGAGTTCGCCGGTCATCACGTTCGGGCCGGACCGGTCGCTCACCGACGTCGCCGACGCGATGGCCCGCGAGAGCATCCGCAACGTCGTGGTCGAGGACGACGAGGGCGTGGTTGGCTTGCTCACCCAGCGCGACGTCATCGCCGCCGCGGGCTCGTTCCAGGCCACGATGACACCCGGGCGAACGGCCAACACTGCGACGGGACTCGAGGGCGCGCAGCCGTCGGACGAGCGCTCCGCGCAGTCCCAGCCCGCCGGCGAGAGTCTCGACTCGCGGATGCTGGCCAACGGCGGCGACGAGTACACAACCCAGGGCGTCTGCGAAGCCTGCGGCTCGCTCGCGGAGGCGCTGTGGGACGCCAACGGCCAACTGGTCTGTGCGGACTGTCGCACGGTGTGA
- a CDS encoding phosphoglycerate kinase, translating to MIDTLDDLDVEGTTVGVRVDINSPIGDDGTLADDARLRAHVDTLSELLERGGRVAVLAHQGRPGGDDFVSLESHAERLSKLLERPVDHVDTTFSDAAREAVRNLENGDCLVLENTRFYSEEYMEFDPDRAAETHLVEGLAPALDVYVNDAFAAAHRSQPSLVGFPTVLPGYAGRVMESELDVLGTIEETPEPRIYVLGGAKVPDSIDVAWSVLEKGLADHVLTAGVVGNVFLIADGVDVGDASSDFIYDQGYWDEIDRAADLLDAYGDSIALPRDVAVERDGERHELGVNALPPGDEEAAMDIGSSTLAYYERLLEDAGTVILNGPAGVFEEEAFATGTRQLYGAATDVEMSIVGGGDTASALRSLGVDGFTHVSTGGGAALRMLTAEPLPAVTALQDGPKRQQPADD from the coding sequence ATGATCGATACCCTCGACGACCTCGACGTCGAAGGGACCACCGTCGGCGTCCGCGTGGACATCAACAGCCCGATCGGCGACGACGGTACCCTCGCCGACGACGCCCGACTGCGTGCCCACGTGGACACCCTTTCGGAACTGCTCGAGCGCGGCGGCCGGGTCGCCGTCCTCGCTCACCAGGGCCGGCCCGGCGGCGACGACTTCGTCTCCCTCGAGTCCCACGCCGAGCGGCTCTCGAAACTGCTCGAGCGGCCCGTCGACCACGTGGACACGACGTTCAGCGACGCCGCCCGCGAAGCCGTCCGGAACCTCGAGAACGGCGACTGCCTCGTCCTCGAGAACACGCGCTTCTACAGCGAGGAGTACATGGAGTTTGATCCCGACCGCGCCGCCGAAACCCACCTCGTAGAGGGGCTGGCCCCGGCGCTGGACGTCTACGTCAACGACGCCTTCGCCGCGGCCCACCGCTCCCAGCCCTCGCTGGTCGGCTTCCCGACCGTCCTCCCCGGCTACGCCGGCCGCGTGATGGAGTCGGAACTCGACGTCCTCGGGACGATCGAGGAGACCCCGGAACCACGGATCTACGTCCTCGGCGGGGCGAAGGTCCCGGACTCGATCGACGTCGCCTGGTCCGTCCTCGAGAAGGGGCTGGCCGACCACGTCCTCACCGCGGGCGTCGTCGGCAACGTCTTCCTCATCGCCGACGGCGTCGACGTCGGCGACGCCAGCTCCGACTTCATCTACGACCAGGGCTACTGGGACGAGATTGATCGCGCCGCCGACCTGCTCGACGCCTACGGCGACAGTATCGCGCTCCCGCGAGACGTCGCCGTCGAACGCGACGGCGAGCGCCACGAACTCGGCGTCAACGCCCTCCCGCCGGGCGACGAGGAGGCCGCCATGGACATCGGTAGCTCGACGCTCGCCTACTACGAACGCCTGCTCGAGGACGCGGGCACGGTCATCCTCAACGGCCCCGCCGGCGTCTTCGAGGAGGAGGCGTTCGCGACGGGAACCCGGCAGCTCTACGGCGCCGCGACCGACGTCGAGATGAGCATCGTCGGCGGCGGCGACACCGCCTCCGCGCTGCGCAGCCTCGGCGTCGACGGCTTCACACACGTTAGCACCGGCGGCGGCGCCGCCCTGCGGATGCTCACCGCGGAACCGCTGCCCGCCGTGACCGCACTTCAGGATGGACCCAAACGACAACAGCCGGCTGACGATTGA
- a CDS encoding GNAT family N-acetyltransferase, whose protein sequence is MDPNDNSRLTIERATADDVETVADLWVRLARDQRRHDSYVRADANRETMRDTLAAHQVNDGLLVARDGETVVGFASFSVERGSLQLDATRGVLSNIYVVPAAREQGVGTALLEAVEDELASQGAEVVVLEVMAHNEAARRFYERKGYETYRVAMERDLGDDRSENDTHSKEDG, encoded by the coding sequence ATGGACCCAAACGACAACAGCCGGCTGACGATTGAACGCGCCACCGCCGACGACGTCGAGACGGTCGCGGACCTGTGGGTCCGACTGGCTCGAGACCAGCGCCGACACGACTCCTACGTCCGCGCCGACGCCAACCGGGAGACGATGCGGGACACGCTCGCGGCCCACCAGGTCAACGACGGGCTGCTCGTCGCCCGCGACGGCGAGACTGTCGTCGGCTTCGCCTCGTTTTCCGTCGAACGGGGCTCGCTCCAGCTCGACGCCACCCGCGGCGTGCTCTCGAACATCTACGTCGTTCCCGCCGCCCGCGAGCAGGGCGTTGGAACGGCGCTGCTCGAGGCCGTCGAGGACGAACTCGCGTCCCAGGGCGCCGAAGTCGTGGTGCTCGAGGTGATGGCCCACAACGAGGCCGCCCGGCGGTTCTACGAGCGGAAGGGGTACGAGACCTATCGGGTCGCGATGGAACGCGACCTCGGCGACGACCGTTCGGAAAACGATACACATTCAAAGGAGGACGGCTAA
- a CDS encoding HTTM domain-containing protein: protein MSSSQQDPKPTGRSRATLERLHAVARPRLGIDPRALGAFRIVLGVLLLADLAFLRVPGLVPFYTDGGVFPRSALADVYPTFAAASLHAVSGAAWVQGMLFAIAGVAAACLLVGYRTKLSLGLSLVLLASLFARNPHVVNGGDTILLTFLFLGLFLPLDARWSLGDRRRSDDERPVYSLETAILCVHFVTIYAASAVHKFQSEAWLSGTAVPRIFHLEEYIVLLGPSLAEFGTVLTAINWLWVAMLSVSPFLLLYTGRPRTALAAAFVCAHLGMAATMRLGAFPFVMIAGLLLFFPAPVWHRLEEITAPVAPSVRQRFPSSIRVNRIGETGPLLPGSRPRLPRVRRGVRVGSTALLAGVFVAILCWQVASLGIAEDSTPDLDGELSDVSWSFFAPNPPDTSSWYAIEATLESGETIDAVDGGAVAFDPPPDAAETYPTTLWHRYGVDMRYAGESQYEPAAGYVCAASDRDLESVTIYHLEQPVEADGPAGDPVVNERVTRRC, encoded by the coding sequence ATGAGTTCGTCACAACAGGACCCGAAACCGACCGGTCGATCCCGCGCGACCCTCGAGCGACTCCACGCGGTCGCGAGACCGCGTCTGGGCATCGATCCGCGAGCGCTCGGTGCGTTTCGGATCGTGCTGGGAGTGCTCCTACTCGCCGATCTGGCGTTCCTCCGGGTGCCGGGGCTAGTACCGTTCTACACCGACGGCGGCGTCTTCCCGCGCTCGGCGCTCGCCGACGTCTATCCCACGTTTGCGGCCGCGTCGCTCCACGCGGTCTCCGGCGCGGCGTGGGTACAAGGGATGCTGTTCGCGATCGCCGGCGTCGCCGCCGCGTGTCTCCTCGTCGGCTACCGGACAAAGCTCTCGCTGGGGCTCTCTCTGGTCCTGCTGGCCTCCCTGTTCGCCCGGAACCCGCACGTGGTCAACGGCGGCGACACCATCCTGCTCACGTTCCTGTTTCTGGGCCTGTTCCTGCCGCTCGACGCGCGCTGGTCGCTCGGTGACCGCCGGCGGAGCGACGACGAGCGCCCCGTCTACTCGCTCGAGACGGCAATTCTCTGTGTCCACTTCGTGACCATCTACGCGGCGAGCGCGGTCCACAAGTTCCAGAGCGAGGCGTGGCTGTCCGGGACGGCGGTACCCCGGATCTTCCATCTCGAGGAGTACATCGTGTTGCTCGGGCCGTCCCTCGCCGAGTTCGGGACGGTGCTCACCGCGATCAACTGGCTCTGGGTCGCCATGCTCTCCGTCTCGCCGTTCCTGCTTCTGTACACCGGGCGGCCGCGGACCGCACTCGCCGCCGCGTTCGTCTGCGCGCACCTCGGGATGGCCGCGACGATGCGTCTGGGCGCGTTCCCGTTCGTCATGATCGCCGGCCTGCTCCTGTTCTTCCCGGCACCGGTCTGGCACCGGCTCGAGGAGATTACAGCTCCCGTCGCTCCGAGCGTCCGGCAGCGGTTCCCGTCCTCGATTCGGGTGAATCGAATCGGAGAAACCGGACCGCTACTGCCCGGCTCGAGGCCACGCCTCCCCCGCGTCCGGCGGGGTGTCCGAGTCGGGAGCACCGCGTTGCTCGCTGGCGTATTCGTCGCGATACTCTGCTGGCAGGTGGCGAGTCTCGGAATCGCCGAGGATTCGACGCCGGATCTGGACGGCGAACTCTCGGACGTGAGCTGGTCGTTCTTCGCGCCGAACCCGCCGGACACCTCGAGCTGGTACGCGATCGAGGCGACCCTCGAGTCGGGCGAGACGATCGACGCGGTCGACGGCGGCGCAGTCGCGTTCGATCCGCCGCCGGACGCCGCCGAGACGTACCCGACGACGCTCTGGCACCGGTACGGCGTCGATATGCGGTACGCCGGCGAGTCGCAGTACGAGCCGGCAGCGGGGTACGTCTGCGCAGCGTCGGATCGAGACCTCGAGTCGGTGACGATCTATCACCTCGAGCAGCCGGTCGAGGCGGACGGGCCGGCCGGCGACCCAGTCGTGAACGAGCGGGTCACCAGACGCTGTTGA
- a CDS encoding universal stress protein gives MYQDVLIPTDGSDGTRQSIDHGMAIAQQFGATIHALSVVPEGPLGTLQSDTAIAAADRAVARVEREATRKGVEVVTAVEQGVPHEEILEYADEHDVDMIVMGTQGRTGLDRVLVGSVTERVVRMADAPVVTVRLTENVRIDDADEATRIAREALAEEDGSLDPAEITVLEDPHRTSASWIVPLETATDTVHVHVDAVSGEARTAKRPE, from the coding sequence ATGTATCAGGACGTGCTCATTCCGACGGACGGGAGCGACGGGACCCGCCAATCGATCGACCACGGAATGGCCATCGCACAGCAGTTCGGGGCGACCATCCACGCGCTGTCGGTCGTTCCAGAGGGGCCCCTCGGGACGCTACAGAGTGATACGGCGATCGCCGCCGCCGACCGCGCCGTCGCGCGCGTCGAGCGGGAGGCCACCCGTAAGGGCGTCGAGGTCGTGACGGCGGTCGAGCAGGGCGTTCCCCACGAGGAAATCCTCGAGTACGCCGACGAACACGACGTCGACATGATCGTCATGGGGACCCAGGGCCGGACCGGCCTCGACCGCGTGCTAGTCGGGAGCGTCACCGAGCGCGTCGTTCGGATGGCCGACGCGCCGGTCGTGACCGTTCGCCTCACCGAAAACGTCCGGATCGACGACGCCGACGAGGCGACCCGGATCGCCCGCGAGGCGCTCGCCGAGGAAGACGGCTCGCTCGACCCGGCGGAAATCACCGTCCTCGAGGACCCCCATCGAACCAGCGCCTCCTGGATCGTCCCCCTCGAGACGGCGACCGATACCGTTCACGTCCACGTCGATGCCGTATCGGGCGAGGCGCGGACCGCGAAACGACCCGAGTGA
- a CDS encoding thiamine pyrophosphate-dependent dehydrogenase E1 component subunit alpha, translating into MYEAMVTARQYEERLQEEYLEGKQPAFDISAGPIPGELHLAAGHEASGAGVCQHLRDDDTVTAPHRPHHIAVAKGVDLKRMTAEIFGRETGLSKGKGGHMHLFDPDVNFACSGIIAEGCPPAVGAGLAAKKRNTDSVAVAFLGEGAIDQGAFLESLNLAAVQNLPVVFVVEDNDWAISMPKDRVTDVKNGARRADGFDMPGTRVDADDAVAVYEAAREAIGRARDRNGPSLLEVQVHRRMGHFMGDPEAYRSDEDKAAAERRDSIDRLESDLRAHDVDDETIDELRSSARERVEEAIEWAKEQPEPEPAAAHEDVFSNPPSGVTDSEPNVAEPEAGGDD; encoded by the coding sequence ATGTACGAGGCCATGGTGACGGCGCGCCAGTACGAGGAGCGCCTTCAGGAGGAGTACCTCGAGGGGAAGCAACCGGCGTTCGACATCTCCGCCGGGCCGATTCCCGGCGAGTTACACCTCGCCGCGGGCCACGAGGCATCGGGCGCGGGCGTCTGCCAGCATCTGCGCGACGACGACACGGTGACGGCGCCGCACCGACCCCATCACATCGCCGTCGCAAAGGGCGTCGATCTGAAGCGGATGACCGCCGAAATTTTCGGCCGCGAGACGGGCCTGAGCAAGGGGAAGGGCGGTCACATGCACCTCTTCGATCCAGACGTCAACTTCGCGTGCAGCGGGATCATCGCCGAGGGCTGCCCGCCCGCGGTCGGCGCCGGACTGGCCGCGAAGAAACGAAATACCGACAGCGTCGCGGTCGCGTTTCTCGGTGAGGGGGCGATCGATCAGGGCGCGTTCCTCGAGTCGCTCAATTTGGCTGCCGTCCAGAACCTTCCCGTGGTCTTCGTCGTCGAGGACAACGACTGGGCGATCAGCATGCCCAAAGATCGCGTCACCGACGTCAAGAACGGCGCGCGGCGCGCCGACGGCTTCGATATGCCGGGAACCCGCGTGGACGCCGACGACGCCGTCGCAGTCTACGAGGCCGCGCGGGAGGCGATCGGTCGCGCTCGAGACCGGAACGGACCGTCGCTGCTCGAGGTCCAGGTCCACCGACGCATGGGTCACTTCATGGGCGACCCCGAGGCCTACCGCTCCGACGAGGACAAGGCCGCGGCCGAGCGGCGGGACTCGATCGACCGCCTCGAGTCGGACCTGCGGGCCCACGACGTCGACGACGAGACGATCGACGAGTTGCGCTCGAGCGCTCGGGAGCGCGTCGAGGAGGCGATCGAGTGGGCGAAAGAGCAACCGGAGCCCGAACCGGCGGCCGCCCACGAAGACGTGTTCTCGAATCCGCCGTCGGGCGTGACGGACAGCGAACCGAACGTTGCGGAACCAGAGGCCGGAGGTGACGACTGA
- a CDS encoding alpha-ketoacid dehydrogenase subunit beta — protein MAQQERDPAEERQTDRSLTMSRAMVEAIAHEMREDDEVFYMGEDVADYGGIFDSTEGLLEEFGRDRIMDVPISETAYIGAAVGAAQAGMRPIAELMFVDFFGVGMDQIYNQMAKNTYMSGGSVSVPMVLTAAVGGTYNDAAQHSQALYGTFAHLPGMKVVVPSTAYDAKGLMHNAIRDDDPVVYLFHKRLMGIGWLPAPDGPKTPVPEDDYTIPFGSADVKREGTDVTVVTLGLHVHRALEAADDLADDGIDAEVIDLRTLVPLDTETVRDSVAKTGRLVVVDEDYRSFGVTGEIVARVAEDGLADLEAVERVAVPDVPLPYARPMENEVIPDAEDITDAVRAARGDE, from the coding sequence ATGGCACAACAGGAGCGAGATCCGGCGGAAGAACGGCAGACGGACCGATCGCTGACGATGAGCCGCGCGATGGTCGAGGCCATCGCCCACGAAATGCGTGAGGACGACGAGGTCTTCTACATGGGCGAGGACGTCGCCGACTACGGCGGCATCTTCGACAGCACTGAGGGCCTGCTCGAGGAGTTCGGCCGCGACCGCATCATGGACGTCCCGATCAGCGAGACGGCCTACATTGGCGCCGCGGTAGGGGCGGCTCAGGCCGGGATGCGACCGATTGCCGAACTCATGTTCGTCGACTTCTTCGGCGTCGGGATGGATCAGATCTACAACCAGATGGCCAAGAACACCTACATGAGCGGCGGCTCCGTCAGCGTTCCGATGGTGCTGACGGCCGCCGTCGGCGGCACATACAACGACGCCGCCCAGCACTCCCAGGCCCTCTACGGGACGTTCGCCCACCTGCCGGGGATGAAGGTCGTCGTCCCGTCGACCGCCTACGACGCGAAGGGGCTGATGCACAACGCCATCCGTGACGACGATCCGGTCGTCTATCTCTTCCACAAGCGGCTCATGGGCATCGGCTGGCTGCCGGCGCCAGACGGCCCGAAGACGCCCGTTCCGGAAGACGACTACACGATTCCCTTCGGCAGCGCCGACGTCAAGCGCGAGGGAACGGACGTGACCGTCGTCACGCTCGGCCTGCACGTCCACCGCGCGCTCGAGGCCGCCGACGACCTCGCGGACGACGGGATTGACGCCGAAGTGATCGACCTCCGAACGCTGGTGCCGCTTGACACCGAGACCGTCCGCGACTCGGTCGCGAAGACCGGCCGCCTCGTCGTAGTCGACGAGGACTACCGCTCGTTCGGCGTCACCGGCGAGATCGTCGCGCGGGTGGCCGAGGACGGACTCGCCGACCTCGAGGCCGTCGAGCGGGTGGCCGTCCCGGACGTCCCGCTTCCCTACGCACGGCCGATGGAGAACGAGGTCATCCCGGATGCCGAGGACATCACGGATGCCGTCCGCGCG